The nucleotide sequence CCTCTAAACGAAATTAAAACTTCTATTTCACCTGAAGACTATAAAAATAAGTCTATAGTTCTTATCGATGATGTTTTAAATTCAGGAACTACTTTAATATATGGTGTTAAGCATTTTTTAAATGTCCCTCTTAAGCAGTTTAAAACAGCCGTTTTAATAAATAGAAATCATAAAAAATATCCTGTAAAAGCAGATTTTAAAGGAATTTCATTATCAACATCTTTACATGAGCATGTACAAATAAGCTTCGAAGGAAAAGT is from Pontimicrobium sp. SW4 and encodes:
- a CDS encoding phosphoribosyltransferase family protein, whose amino-acid sequence is MALEQNNILSHKEINHKIKRIAYQIYEYNANEKEVILAGIDSNGYILAKKLKIALKKISNIEPLLCKVIIDKKNPLNEIKTSISPEDYKNKSIVLIDDVLNSGTTLIYGVKHFLNVPLKQFKTAVLINRNHKKYPVKADFKGISLSTSLHEHVQISFEGKVFEAVLK